In Gossypium hirsutum isolate 1008001.06 chromosome D06, Gossypium_hirsutum_v2.1, whole genome shotgun sequence, one genomic interval encodes:
- the LOC107889958 gene encoding uncharacterized protein: protein MGRGRGKGKKLAVSNHNDAGNGEEEKIPSQKRRGRPQKPIKDNMNDEVENLEEGDGENGKPDIKTNERKSSIAATNGNKRKRNSQVKGKPDSVKEENGFGSISNTDDSSKANGFRQNGSRRKSKPRRAAEAVVECK from the coding sequence ATGGGTAGAGGTAGAGGAAAGGGAAAGAAGTTGGCTGTTAGCAACCACAACGACGCTGGAAATGGTGAAGAAGAGAAAATTCCTTCacaaaagagaagaggaaggccACAAAAACCAATTAAAGATAACATGAATGACGAAGTTGAAAACTTAGAAGAGGGGGATGGTGAGAATGGAAAACCTGATATCAAAACCAATGAGAGAAAGAGTAGCATTGCTGCTACAAATGGAAATAAGAGAAAACGTAACTCACAAGTAAAAGGGAAGCCTGATTCAGTGAAAGAAGAGAATGGGTTTGGGTCTATATCAAACACGGATGACTCGTCAAAGGCTAATGGATTTCGGCAGAATGGGAGTAGGAGGAAAAGTAAGCCACGTAGAGCAGCTGAAGCAGTTGTGGAATGCAAGTGA